From Phocoena phocoena chromosome 16, mPhoPho1.1, whole genome shotgun sequence, a single genomic window includes:
- the CALHM2 gene encoding calcium homeostasis modulator protein 2, with product MAALIAENFRFLSLFFKSKDVMIFNGLVALGTVGSQELFSVVAFHCPCSPARNYLYGLTAIGVPALVLFLIGIILNNHTWNLVAECQYRRTKNCSAAPSFLLLSSIVGRAAVAPITWSVISLLRGEAYVCALSEFVDPSSLTAGEDSFPLAQATEILATFPCREGPARLSGFREEVSRRLKYESQLFGWLLVGVVAILVFLTKCLKHYCSPLSYRQEAYWAQYRANEDQLFQRTAEVHSRVLAANNVRRFFGFVALNEDDEQLVAKFPVEGTQPRPQWNAITGVYLYRENQGLPLYSRLHKWAQGLVGNGAAQDNTEMVLLAS from the exons ATGGCAGCCCTGATCGCAGAGAACTTCCGCTTCCTATCACTCTTCTTCAAGAGCAAGGATGTGATGATTTTCAACGGGCTGGTGGCACTGGGCACGGTGGGCAGCCAGGAGCTGTTCAGTGTGGTGGCGTTCCACTGCCCTTGCTCACCAGCCCGGAACTACCTGTACGGGCTGACGGCCATCGGTGTGCCCGCCCTGGTGCTCTTCCTCATTGGCATCATCCTCAACAACCATACCTGGAACCTGGTTGCCGAGTGCCAGTACCGGAGGACCAAGAACTGCTCGGCTGCCCCCAGCTTCCTCCTTCTAAGCTCCATCGTGGGCCGCGCCGCCGTGGCCCCCATCACCTGGTCTGTCATCTCTCTGCTGCGTGGTGAGGCCTACGTCTGTGCTCTCAGCGAATTTGTGGACCCCTCTTCGCTCACAGCTGGGGAAGACAGTTTCCCACTGGCCCAGGCCACAGAAATCCTGGCCACGTTCCCGTGTCGGGAGGGCCCCGCCCGCCTGTCAGGTTTCCGGGAGGAGGTCAGCCGCAGGCTCAAGTACGAGTCCCAG CTCTTCGGGTGGCTGCTCGTCGGTGTGGTGGCCATCCTGGTGTTCCTGACCAAGTGCCTCAAGCACTACTGCTCACCACTCAGCTACCGCCAGGAGGCCTACTGGGCGCAGTACCGGGCCAACGAGGACCAGCTCTTCCAGCGCACGGCCGAGGTGCACTCGCGGGTGCTGGCTGCCAACAACGTGCGCCGCTTCTTCGGCTTCGTGGCACTCAACGAGGACGACGAACAGCTGGTTGCCAAGTTCCCAGTGGAAGGCACACAGCCACGGCCGCAGTGGAACGCCATCACCGGCGTCTATCTGTACCGCGAGAACCAGGGCCTCCCACTCTACAGCCGCCTGCACAAGTGGGCCCAGGGTCTGGTGGGCAACGGCGCAGCCCAAGACAACACAGAGATGGTCCTGCTCGCCTCCTAA
- the CALHM1 gene encoding LOW QUALITY PROTEIN: calcium homeostasis modulator protein 1 (The sequence of the model RefSeq protein was modified relative to this genomic sequence to represent the inferred CDS: inserted 1 base in 1 codon) translates to MDKFRMIFQFLQSKQESFMNGTCSIMALASAQMYSAFAFNCPCLPGYNVAYSAGILLAPPLVLFLLGLVMNSNVSMLAEEWKRPPGHRAKDXRVLHCMFCSMAQRALIAPVVWVAVTLLGGKCFLCALCTAVPMTMLGNGSLAPGLPPPELAHLLTRVPCPEVCDGDWLLAREVAVCYLCCVSQSLGWSFVLLTTLLAFVVRSVRPCFTQAAFLKSKYWSHYIDSEHKLFDETGTEHTKAFAKVCIQQFFEVMIHDLELGHGHGALAAVPAGSAAPTATDGANEEREKLRGITDQGTTNRLLTRWHECKPPLRLSQEEPLVGNGWAGGGSRPSHKEVATYFSKV, encoded by the exons ATGGACAAGTTCCGGATGATCTTCCAGTTCCTGCAGTCCAAGCAGGAGTCCTTCATGAACGGCACCTGCAGCATCATGGCCCTGGCCAGCGCCCAGATGTACTCCGCCTTCGCCTTCAACTGCCCCTGCCTGCCGGGCTACAACGTGGCCTACAGCGCCGGCATTCTGCTGGCGCCACCTCTGGTGCTCTTTCTGCTCGGTCTGGTCATGAACAGCAACGTGTCCATGCTGGCTGAAGAGTGGAAGCGGCCACCGGGCCACCGGGCCAAGG GCCGCGTGCTGCACTGCATGTTCTGCTCCATGGCTCAGCGCGCCCTCATCGCACCCGTCGTCTGGGTGGCCGTCACACTGCTGGGTGGCAAGTGCTTCCTCTGTGCCCTCTGCACTGCTGTGCCCATGACCATGCTGGGCAACGGCAGTCTGGCCCCCGGCCTGCCCCCGCCCGAGCTCGCCCACCTGCTGACCCGGGTGCCCTGCCCCGAGGTCTGTGATGGCGACTGGCTGCTGGCCCGCGAGGTGGCCGTGTGCTACCTGTGCTGCGTCTCGCAG TCACTGGGCTGGTCCTTCGTGCTGCTGACCACACTGCTGGCATTCGTCGTGCGCTCTGTGCGGCCCTGCTTCACTCAGGCCGCCTTCCTCAAAAGCAAGTACTGGTCCCACTACATCGACAGTGAGCACAAGCTCTTCGATGAGACAGGCACGGAGCACACCAAGGCCTTTGCCAAGGTCTGTATCCAGCAGTTCTTCGAGGTCATGATCCATGACCTGGAGCTGGGTCACGGCCATGGGGCGCTGGCTGCAGTCCCTGCTGGCTCGGCTGCTCCCACTGCCACAGACGGTGCCAACGAGGAGAGGGAGAAGCTGCGCGGCATCACCGATCAAGGCACCACAAACAGGCTGCTCACGCGCTGGCACGAGTGCAAGCCGCCCCTGCGGCTGAGCCAGGAGGAGCCACTGGTGGGCAAtggctgggctgggggcgggtCCCGGCCTTCACACAAGGAGGTGGCCACCTACTTCAGCAAAGTGTGA